One Comamonas endophytica DNA window includes the following coding sequences:
- a CDS encoding ABC transporter substrate-binding protein, whose product MLLKTLFSSLLAAGLLTAGGAQAETLRWARASDPTTLDPHSFNTGTNFVLLHQMYETLVTRDAKGKLVPTLATSWKLTADPSVWEFKLRPNVKFHDGTAFTAKDVVFSLQRAKGPGAQVKSLLASMVEAKAVDELTVHVKTNGPNLIFPDNLTNLFMMSEAWAKAKGAETTQDPASSTENFATRNANGTGPYMLASREQDSRTVMKANPQYWGKGQAPLQITELIYLPIKSPATRVAALLSGEVDFAQDIPAQDVARLKQDQRLRINEGPENRSIFLGLNVGGKELKHSSLKGKNPLADPRVREAIHLAIDRDALKRSTMRGLSIPSGMIAPSFVNGYSKAMAAYPKVDSAKAKQLLADAGYPNGFDLTLHTSNDRYVNDEAISTAIAGFLGRIGIKTTVVARPIAQQSVAINNADLDFYLYGWGVPTYDSAYIFDFLVHTRGKDGRGPTNATGFSSAEVDKDIVSLASEPDKAKRDATIQRIWNVVQKERFYIPLHDQVIHFASIKRIDVPVHPDNAVLFKDVKLGAK is encoded by the coding sequence ATGCTGCTGAAAACGTTGTTCTCGTCCCTGCTTGCCGCAGGCCTGCTGACTGCCGGCGGCGCCCAGGCGGAAACGCTGCGCTGGGCGCGCGCTTCCGATCCGACCACGCTCGATCCGCATTCCTTCAACACCGGCACCAATTTCGTGCTGCTGCATCAGATGTACGAGACGCTGGTCACGCGCGATGCCAAGGGCAAGCTGGTGCCCACACTGGCCACTTCGTGGAAGCTCACCGCCGACCCTTCGGTCTGGGAATTCAAGCTGCGTCCGAACGTCAAGTTCCACGATGGCACGGCATTTACCGCCAAGGACGTCGTCTTCTCGCTGCAGCGCGCCAAGGGCCCGGGCGCACAGGTCAAGTCGCTGCTGGCCTCGATGGTCGAGGCCAAGGCCGTCGACGAGCTCACGGTGCATGTCAAGACCAACGGCCCGAACCTGATCTTCCCCGACAACCTCACCAACCTGTTCATGATGAGCGAGGCCTGGGCCAAGGCCAAGGGCGCCGAAACCACGCAGGACCCGGCCAGCTCCACCGAGAACTTCGCCACGCGCAACGCCAACGGCACCGGCCCCTACATGCTGGCCAGCCGCGAGCAGGATTCGCGTACCGTCATGAAAGCCAACCCCCAGTACTGGGGCAAGGGCCAGGCGCCGCTGCAGATCACCGAGCTGATCTACCTGCCGATCAAGTCGCCGGCCACGCGCGTCGCGGCGCTGCTGTCGGGCGAAGTCGACTTCGCGCAGGACATTCCGGCGCAGGACGTGGCGCGCCTGAAGCAGGACCAGCGGCTGCGCATCAACGAAGGCCCGGAAAACCGCTCGATCTTCCTGGGCCTGAACGTCGGCGGCAAGGAGCTCAAGCATTCGAGCCTCAAGGGCAAGAACCCGCTGGCCGACCCGCGCGTGCGCGAAGCCATCCACCTGGCCATCGACCGCGATGCGCTCAAGCGCTCCACCATGCGCGGGCTGTCGATTCCCTCGGGCATGATCGCGCCGTCCTTCGTCAACGGCTACAGCAAGGCCATGGCCGCCTATCCCAAGGTCGATTCCGCCAAGGCCAAGCAACTGCTGGCCGATGCCGGCTACCCCAACGGCTTCGATCTGACGCTGCACACCTCCAACGACCGCTACGTCAACGACGAAGCCATCAGCACGGCGATTGCCGGCTTCCTGGGCCGCATCGGCATCAAGACCACCGTGGTCGCGCGCCCCATCGCGCAGCAGAGCGTCGCCATCAACAACGCCGATCTCGACTTCTACCTTTACGGCTGGGGCGTGCCGACCTATGACTCGGCCTATATCTTCGACTTCCTGGTGCACACGCGCGGCAAGGACGGGCGCGGCCCGACCAATGCCACGGGCTTCAGCAGCGCCGAGGTCGACAAGGACATCGTGTCGCTGGCTTCCGAGCCGGACAAGGCCAAGCGCGATGCGACCATCCAGCGCATCTGGAACGTGGTGCAGAAGGAACGCTTCTACATTCCGTTGCATGACCAGGTGATCCATTTCGCCTCCATCAAGCGCATCGACGTGCCGGTGCACCCGGACAACGCCGTGCTCTTCAAGGACGTGAAGCTCGGCGCGAAGTGA